CTTGTCGGTAGCGAACATCAGGTTGTTCTTGATCTGCTCTTCGGACAGCCCGATGTCGGTCAGACGGTTGTAGCGCATGGCGCTGGCCGAGTGGCAGGACAGACAGTAGTTGACGAAAATCTGCGCACCACGTTGCAGGCTTTCGGTGTCCTGCACGTTGATCGGCGCCTTCTCCAGGGCCGGGCCTTCCGATGCCATGGCAGCGGAAACCGGCAGCAAGAGGGCAGCGGCAGCAATCAGTTGACGGATAGTCTTGTTCATTTTGCCCCCTCTATCAGATGAATTTGGCAAACAGCGTGGCTGCCACCACGGTCACGACCACCAGCACCAGGAAGCGCATCTGGCGCGCCGGGGTGCTGTCGGTTACGCGGGTCGGCACCGGGGTGCTGCCCACGTCGTTCTTGGTGTAGAACGGCATGCCCAGGAAGAAGGCGAAGTAGATGGCAGAGAACACCTGTGCCACCAGGGTACGCAGGTTGGTGGACGGCGCCGCCCCCAGGATACCCAGACCAATGAAGGCGATGATGAACAGCACCAGCATGAACTTGAACTTGGGACCACGGTAACGGATCGACTTCACCGGCGACTTGTCCAGCCACGGCAGGAAAGCAATCAGCACCACGGCGGCACCCATGGCCAGCACACCCCATACCTGGGTACCGGCAAAGGACGGAATGGCGCGCAGGATGGCGTAGAACGGGGTGAAGTACCAAACCGGTGCAATGTGCGGCGGGGTCTTCAGCGGGTCAGCCTGGTCGAAGTTCGGGTGCTCCAGGAAGAAGCCGCCCATTTCCGGCGCAAAGAACACGATGGCGGAGAACACGATCAGGAACACGGCCACACCCAGCACATCCTTCACGGTGTAGTACGGGTGGAACGGGATGCCGTCCAGCGGCTTGCCGTCCTCGCCCTTCAGCTTCTTGATTTCCACGCCGTCCGGGTTGTTGGAACCCACTTCGTGCAGTGCGATCAGGTGAGCCACCACCAGTGCCAGCAGGATCAGCGGAATGGCGATCACGTGCAGCGCGAAGAAGCGGTTGAGGGTGGCATCGCCAACGACGAAGTCGCCGCGGATGAACACCGACAGGTCCGGGCCGATGACCGGAATGGAAGAGAACAGGTTCACGATCACCTGCGCGCCCCAGAACGACATCTGCCCCCACGGCAGCAGGTAGCCCATGAAGGCTTCGGCCATCAGGCACAGGAAGATCAGCGTGCCGAAGATCCACACCAGCTCACGCGGCTGCTTGTAGGAGCCGTAGATCAGGCCGCGGAACATATGCAGGTACACCACCACGAAGAACATGGAGGCGCCGGTGGAGTGCATGTAGCGGATGATCCAGCCGCCCGCCACGTCGCGCATGATGTATTCGACCGAGGCGAACGCCACCGGGATGCCCGCAGCGTTCAGCGAGGCATCCGGTTTGTAGTTCATGGTCAGGAAGATACCGGTAACGATCTGGATCACCAGCACCAGCATGGCCAGCGAACCGAAGAAGTACCAGAAGTTGAAGTTCTTGGGTGCGTAATACTCGGTGACGTGCTCCTTCATCATCGAAGACAGCGGGAAGCGATCGTCTACCCAGTTCAGCAGTTTTTGCCCTTTGCTCATGGTCTCGCCCTCGCTTATTTGTCTTCGCCGATCAACAGACGGTTGTCAGCCAGATATTTGTGCGGCGGAATTACCAGGTTCTTCGGTGCCGGCACGCCACTGAATACGCGGGCAGCCAGGTCAAACTTGGAACCGTGGCACGGACAGTAGAAGCCACCTACCCATTTCGGGCCCAGGTCGGCCGGGGCGAGGTCGGGACGGTAAGTCGGGGAACAGCCCAGGTGGGTACAGATGCCCACTGCAACCAGCAGGCCGGGCTTGATGGAGCGATGCTTGTTCTTGCAGTACTCCGGTTGCTCGGAAGCTTCGGAGTTCGGGTCAACCAGGTCCGGCTCGACAGAAGCCAGGTTCTTCAGCTGCTCCGGCGTACGGCTTAGCAGCCATACCGGTTTGCCACGCCATTCAACGTTGATCTTCTGGCCCGGCTCCAGCTTGCTGATATCAACTTCGACCGGCGCACCTGCCGCCTTGGCGCGCTCGGACGGCGCAAAACTCATCAAAAACGGCACGGCCACACCGGCCGCCGCTACACCACCAACCGCGCTGGTGGCCACCGTCAGGAAACGACGGCGCCCCGCATCAACGTGTTGTTCACTCATTACAGTCATCCTCAAACGTGGAAACCGAGCTCTAAACTTGAAACTTTACGATTCTACCCGAATACAACTTGCAACTTGAAGCGCATAAGCAACAAATTGCCTTAATGCCAGTGGGGGCATGTTGTTAAACCGGATTGAACAGATCGACAAAGCTAACCTGCAGTGCATGTTCCGCAGCTAGCCACTCACCCAAGGCTTTTACACCATATCGCTCGGTCGCATGATGACCTGCCGCAATAAATGTAACGCCGTACTCTTGCGCCAGGTGATGATTCTGTTCCGAGACCTCTCCGGTCAGAAACGCATCCCCCCCCATCGCAATCGCCTGTTCAAAGTAACCCTGGGCACCGCCAGTGCACCAGGCAAGCCGTCGCAATTTGCGATCGGCCGGCCCCAGCACCAGGGGCTCCCGCTCAAGTCTCATCGAAAGCTGAGTTGCAAACGCCGCCACCTCCATTTCTTGTGACAACTGCCCCTGCCACAACAGCGGCTCGTCTGCCGACGGCGCCGCATCCACAATCCCCAACAGCCTGCCCAGTTGGGCGTTATTGCCCAGCTCCGGGTGCGCATCCAGTGGCAAGTGATAGGCCAGCAAGCTGATGTCACTTTGCAACAGCGTGGCGATACGCTGCCGCTTGATGCCGGTAATCGCCGCCGACTCACTTTTCCAGAAATAGCCGTGATGCACCAGGATGGCGTCCGCCTTCAAGCGTACCGCCTCATCCAGCAAAGCCTGCGAAGCAGTCACCCCGGCCACCACGTGACGCACCTGGCTGCGCCCTTCCACCTGCAGCCCGTTGGGGGCGTAGTCCTTGAAGCGCCAGGGCTCCAGCTTCTGGTTAAGAATAGCTACCAGCTGCTGCAATTCCATAGCTCGCTCTCCTTGAATCATCTTGCACCCATTGTGCCAGAGCCACCACAACAATGCGGCCAACCCTGCAAAAGGTTGGCCGCAAAGAAAAACCCCGCAGCAAGCTGCGGGGTTTTTTGCTCGGTGAGGGAGCAGGCAGATTACATCATGCCGCCCATGCCACCCATGCCGCCCATGTCCGGCATGGCCGCGGCCGGCTTGTCTTCCGGCAGCTCGGCGATCATGCAGTCGGTGGTCAGCATCAGGCCGGCTACGGATGCAGCGTGCTGCAGCGCGGAGCGGGTTACCTTGGCCGGATCCAGCACGCCCATTTCGATCATGTCGCCGTATTCGCCGCTGGCAGCGTTGTAACCGAAGTTACCTTTGCCTTCCAGCACCTTGTTCACCACCACGGACGGCTCGTCGCCGGCGTTCTGCACGATCTGGCGCAGCGGCGCTTCGATCGCCTTCAGGACGATCTTCACACCGGCAGCCTGGTCGGCGTTGATGGTTTCAACAGCATCAACGGCAGCGCGAGCGCGCAGCAGGGCAACGCCACCGCCAGGTACCACGCCTTCTTCAACGGCAGCGCGGGTAGCGTGCAGCGCGTCTTCAACGCGAGCCTTCTTCTCTTTCATTTCCACTTCGGTGGCAGCGCCAACCTTGATCACGGCAACGCCGCCAGCCAGCTTGGCTACGCGCTCTTGCAGTTTTTCACGGTCGTAGTCGGAAGTAGCGGCTTCGATCTGCTGACGCACTTCGGTCACGCGAGCCTGGATGGCAGCAACGTCGCCGGCGCCGTCGATGATGGTGGAGTTTTCCTTGCCCACTTCAACGCGCTTGGCTTGGCCCAGCATTTCCAGGGTAACTTTTTCCAGGGTCAGGCCAACTTCTTCAGCGATAACGGTACCGCCGGTCAGCACAGCGATATCCTGCAGCATGGCCTTGCGACGATCGCCAAAGCCCGGAGCCTTGACAGCAACAACCTTCAGGATGCCGCGGATGGTGTTCACCACCAGGGTAGCCAGCGCTTCGCCTTCAACATCTTCGGCGATGATCAGCAGCGGACGACCGGACTTGGCCACTTGCTCCAGTACCGGCAGCAGGTCGCGGATGTTGGAGATCTTCTTGTCGAACAGCAGGATGAACGGATTGTCCAGTGCGGCAATCTGCTTTTCCGGGTTGTTGATGAAGTACGGGGACAGGTAGCCGCGGTCGAACTGCATGCCTTCCACTACGTCCAGCTCGTTGTGCAGGCTCTTGCCATCTTCAACGGTGATCACGCCTTCCTTGCCCACTTTTTCCATGGCGTTGGCGATGATTTCACCGATATCGGAATCGGAGTTGGCGGAGATGGAGCCAACCTGGGCGATTTCCTTGGTGGTAGCGCACGGCTTGGCGATCTTGGCGATCTCGCCCACCAGGGCAACCACGGCCTTGTCGATGCCGCGCTTCAGATCCATCGGGTTCATGCCGGCGGTAACGAACTTCATGCCTTCGTGCACGATGGCCTGAGCCAGCACGGTAGCGGTGGTGGTACCGTCACCGGCCACGTCGGAAGTCTTGGAAGCCACTTCCTTCACCATCTGCGCGCCCATGTTCTCGAACTTGTCCTTCAGTTCAATTTCCTTGGCAACGGAAACACCATCCTTGGTGATGGTCGGTGCGCCGAAGGAGCGATCCAGTACCACGTTGCGGCCTTTCGGGCCCAGAGTCACTTTAACGGCATCAGCCAGAATGTTGACACCCACTACCATCTTGGCGCGGGCGGAATCACCAAAGCGTACGTCTTTAGCAGCCATTCTCATTAATCTCCAGAATCTGTATTAAACGGTTGTAATGGGTCGGATTACTCGACGATGCCCATTACGTCTTCTTCACGCATTACCAGCAGCTCCTCGCCGTCAACCTTTACGGTCTGGCCGGAGTACTTGCCGAACAGCACCTTGTCGCCTACCTTCAGCTCCAGGGCACGGCGCTCGCCGTTTTCCAGGATCTTGCCGTGGCCCACGGCCACAACTTCGCCCATGTCCGGCTTCTCGGCAGCAGCGCCCGGCAGAACGATGCCGGAAGCAGTCTTCTCTTCAGCTTCAAGGCGCTTGATAACAACACGGTCGTGCAGAGGGCGGATTGCCATTGATCTCTCCTGATGAATCAGTAGCTATGTAAACGATGATCTAGCTTGTGGGTGGGCAGGGATGCATCGATTAGCACTCCCTGCTTGCGAGTGCTAATCATATGGGAGGGGACACCGGCTTTCAAGGGGCACTCTACAACTTACCTCCCTCCTCCAGACATGCTACGGCGTATGGCATAATGAGCTCTTGCCAGCCGTGTATTCTCCATCGAAGAAATTTCGCGCCATGAAGCCCACCTCTCTACCACCACAGTTCCACCTCATACCACATCGCTCACATGCTCACCTTAGTCACGCCACACCAAAGAAAGTAGAAAGGCTTGAAACACAAACGGCACGTGGAGAGAAATCATGATCCTTGTAACAGGCGGTGCAGGCTACATTGGTACTCACACATGTGTACAACTACTGGAGGCCGGCTACGATGTACTAGTGTTGGACAACTTCTCGAACAGCACACCGGAAGCGCTAAGGCGGGTAGAGCTGATTACCGGACGCCAAGTACACCTCATGGAGGGTGATCTGCTCAACCCGCAACTACTGGATCTGGTATTTCAATCCCCGATCAAGGCAGTCATCCATTTTGCAGGACTCAAGGCAGTTGGTGAGTCTGTAGAACAGCCACTCGCCTATTACAATAACAATGTTGCTGCCACACTCATGTTGCTGCAGACAATGCAACAACATGGCGTAAAGAACCTAGTGTTTTCATCCAGCGCTACCGTATACGGCGAGCCTGCAAGTGTCCCCATACGCGAAGACTTTCCCTTATCTGCAACCAACCCGTACGGCCGCAGCAAGTTAATGGTTGAAGATATACTGCGTGACCTTGCCCACGCTAGTCCCGAATGGAATATCGCAATACTGCGCTATTTCAACCCAGTAGGTGCACATGTAAGTGGAATGATTGGGGAGGATCCCAATAGCACTCCAAACAATCTACTGCCTTTTATCAGTCAGGTTGCCATTGGCAGGCAGGCAAGTCTCAATGTGTTCGGCGCCGACTATACTACACCTGATGGAACAGGCATAAGGGACTACATCCACGTAGTTGACTTGGCAGAGGGTCACCTCAAGGCCCTGCAAGCTTTGCAAGACAAAGGAGGGATAATTACTGTCAACCTAGGAACTGGCAAAGGCTATTCGGTACTCGACGTGGTAAAGACCTTTGAAGCAGTAAGTGGCAAAACAGTACCGTATGAAATTGTACCCCGTCGTCCCGGCGACGTCGCAGCGGCATGGGCAGATCCCTCTGGGGCATATGAAATACTAGGTTGGTACGCACAGAGAACTCTCCAAGAAATGTGTGAAGATGCATGGCGTTGGCAATGTCAGAATCCTATCGGTTACTCTTAAATTTTATTTATGAGCCCCCAGCAATATGACAATTGATACCACACTACGCTCGTCGAAACAGGAACAGGGACATTGCCTCTCTTGACCGGCCCCAATGTCACTGATTCGAATCAGTCCATTACCAAGAGAATTTGTCACGGAAAACGGAAAATTTCGCAGACAAGAAATAAATATCCAACCTCACGGCATAAAATGGAATAGGCATGCTCAAAAAAATACTCATTGCTTTTGGCACACGACCTGAAGCCATTAAAATGGCCCCACTGATCCGCACTCTAAAAAAAGACCCACGCTTTGAAATTAAAGTTTGTGTAACTGCACAACATCGCCAAATGCTCGATCAAGCTTTAGAGCTATTTCAGATTCGGCCAGACTTTGATTTAAATATCATGCAACCGGGCCAGGATCTAACCGATATAACCAATTGTGTCCTACAAGGTATGAAGGGTGTTTTAACACAATGGCGACCGCATATTGTTCTGGTCCATGGCGATACTTCGACCACCATGGCAGTAAGCCTTGCCGCATATTACCAGCAGATTGCCGTAGGACATGTAGAAGCAGGCCTGCGAACAGGGGAAATTTACTCTCCCTGGCCAGAAGAAATGAATAGAAAAATTGCCAGCTGCATCAGCACACTTCATTTCGCACCAACAGAAACAGCCAAGAATAATTTACTTAAAGAAAATATTAAGCCATCATCTATTCACGTCACAGGCAACACGGTGATAGATGCATTGCTTGATGTAGATAGCGTCGTTCGAAATGATAAAAAAATCAACCAACTCCTCACAAAGCAATTTTCGTTTCTTGACCCTCAAAAAAAACTCATACTAGTCACCGGGCATCGTCGAGAAAATTTCGGGGAAGGATTCGATAAAATATGTAAAGCACTTTCCACAATAGCAAAAAGAGCTGACATACAGATTTTATATCCAGTCCACTTGAACCCAAACGTTCAAAATCCAGTAAAAAAAACATTGGGAGCCCAATCAAATATCCACTTGATTGAGCCACAAGATTATTTACCATTCGTGTATCTTATGGGTCGAAGCTATTTAATTTTAACTGATAGCGGCGGCATTCAAGAGGAGGCTCCAGCATTAGGCAAACCCGTCCTTGTGATGCGAGAAACTACTGAGCGTCCAGAGGCGGTTGCTGCAGGGACTGTCAAGCTAGTCGGGACCGAGCCTGAATTAATTTTACACGAAGCAATTAGGCTTATTGATAGTCCCGTTGCATATACAGAAATGTCTCGTGCACACAACCCGTATGGCGATGGGAAAAGCTCTCTTTACATTAGAGATATCTTAGTGAAAACACAACTTGAATGACGCTGAAATCTCACCCATGACTATCACCATCCTCACACCAACATTCAACGATGAAGTTCATTTATCTTCACTAATACATTCTGTTCTATCACAAGACTACACCGAATGGCAGTGGATCATCATCAATGACGGCTCAACAGATAATACGCATTTCCGATTAAATAAATTAGCGGACTCACGCATAAAGGTCATCCACCAGAGTAATACTGATCAACTTAATGCCCTGCTTGCTGCCGTACCATTTATTATGGGTGAATTTATTTGTTTAATGCACTCAGATGATTACTTTGTCAGCAACACAACACTGCGAGAAGTGGCTGACAGGCTACATCACCTGAAGTGCGACGGAGTATATGCCGATTATAAATTAATAGATAAAAATGGTAACGACAGCGGATTCTTACATGTGCCAACGCAATTAAACACAAAAATTTCTCGAAAAATTATGATAGGAATGGGAGGAAATCCAATAGGCGACCCATTCTTTGTGCGGCGCAATGCATTTTTTAGCCATGTATTACCAAACTATATAAAACAAAACACCATTTATTATCTAAATTATTTTAACTTGAAACCGCTATATTTACAGAAAATTGAGCCTTGGTACTGTTATCGAGTTTTTGATGAAAATTACATTCACTCAGACATCGGCAAATTTGTTGCACTATCCGGCCAATTCCGAACCACATCGCGCATCCTGGCCGCTGGCTTTGATTTTTCAGGCAACACTGCTTGGGGTTATTGTTTTTTTAGGATATTTAGGAAAATCTCGATAACCCCACCAAATATACTGAAAGTCCCTTGCGAACTTGGTGCTTTCCAATATTTCATATATTGGGCCAAAGACCTGGAAAGATATGGCTATCCCGAAATACTAATAGACATGGCACGAGCAATTGGAAAATCATTCAAATCAAAAAATAAAAAACAGCATAAATGTCTCAAAATAGTGCTATCACGTGAACTAGAGTACACCCCAGCAGATGCAAGACAATTTTACAAGGATCATATAAAAGGAAATGTGCCAGAAATATATTATTCATTAATTAAAAGCGACTATGATTATATAGAAGTAAAATCATACGAAGAAAAAATTAAACTACAAAAAATCCTTGATTTTCTATCACTACAGTATTTTATTGCAATAAACTCACCATGAAAATTCTATTAGTTTCCCAAGACAACTCCGAAAAGCTAAATATAGGCGGAAAGCACATTCACCAAAATTTGTTAATAGCGGCTTGGCGAAAACAGGGACATGAAGTTCGCACCATTTTCCCTCGCCCTCAAAAAATCACAATGCCAATATGGACACGTATTATATTTCGAATTAGTCGAACATGGTCGACTTTCCCTGTATTTTTTTTCAAAAAATATCTAAGAAAAATAAAAAATGAACTGATTCATAATTTACATCAGTCCATGACGGATTTTTCACCCGATTTAATTAGCGCTCAAGACCCCATGGCAGCCGTTGCTTGCTCGGCTGCTTTACAGCCACATAAGGGAGCACTCCCACGTATAGCACTCACTCTACATGGATATTATACGTGGGAAATGATAAATTATGGCTATTATGGTGAACATAACAAACCTACAATAGAAAAAATCGGCTTTGAATTGGAACGTGAGGCTTTAGAGAAAGCGAATTCTGTTATCACTGTAGATAGTCGAATTCGGGATTACCTACAAACGCAACATGGCTTTACGGAGCCTGTGGATGTAATTTTTAATGCCATAAATATTGAGCCGTTTCAACAGCCTATAAATCAAGAAGTAATGCACCTGCAAAAGAGACTCGCACCGAATGGAGAAAAAATAATTTTAATAGCCCGTCGTCTAGTATTAAAAAATGGTGTACATGTAGCCATCTCTGCCATTGCGCTTTTGATACCACTGAAAAAAAATATTCGCCTCATAGTTGTCGGAGACGGGCCAGAAAGTTTTAATTTACAGTCTCAAGCAAAAACATTAGGCATTGAATCTTACATCGACTTTATCGGTAACATCGACCATAGCGACATTCACAATTATTATAGAGCTGCAGATATTTTATTGATGCCATCAATTCCTTCCGATGGAATTGAAGAGGCCACATCGCTTAGCATGCTTGAAGGAATGGCCGCAGGAAAACTGGTAATTTGCAGTGCCATAGGAGGAATGAAAGAAATTATCATTCACAAAAAAAATGGATACCTTGTTAAATCTAACAACCCACAAAATCTATCAGAACTTCTAAATGATTTATTAGAAACCCCCCCCGATCAGCTAGATGAAGTGTGTACGCAAGCTAGACAGTTTGCTTTTGACAACCATGACTACAACAGCCATGCCCGGAAAATACTTTCCAAGATGAGCCAAAATTGAATTTCTTATTTTCATATCGACAGGGTCAAGGTACGGCTAGAAAAATATTATTTTTTAGCGAGAACGCCAATAAAGGCTTAGGGTATTTGCGTAACCTTATCATTAGTTGGAGCATTGGCTTCTCTAATCTCAGCGATCTATACTTTTTTATTTTTGGGATAGCCACATCAGTTTCAAGTATTTTGAGTGGCGCATTGAGTGCAACATTTATTCCCTATTCCCAACGATTAGGCAGTCGGAACAAGCGAAGATTGCTAGGAGTGATAATAATAGCATTTACTATTATCTATCTGGCAATCACAATATTTGCATGCATTTTAATGATTGCTTTCTCTCCGAACCGATCATTACAGGCACTATCCACTCACTCAATGGGCGTAATGATAATATCAGGTGTAATCCTCACCTTCTTATTTTTCCAATTAATTCAAATTGCCGACGAATACTTCAAATCTAGAAGAAATTTTCTTTTCGGAGCTTTAAGTTATTTAACCATCAACGGCATAGCAATCATTATTCTATATTGCTACTTAAACAAAAATATATGGCTCATAGGATGGGCATCCATTCCTCCAGCTGCCTTTATTTGCATAACTATCTACAGCAAACTTAATCTAGTACTTTTTAATGGGAAAGACAATATAGCACCTTATTTGCGGCAAACTTTTCCATTAATAATTAGTGGGTCGATGGGAATGATTAACGTTTTCATCGATAGATGGTTTGCAGCAGGCTTTCCGGAGGGTCGTCTCAGTATTTTGCAAACAGCTCTACTTTTAGTTACCCAGCTAGGAGGGGTTCCTATTAATCCATCAATTAATTCCGCCTATCCATTCATATCCTCCCTTTATAAAAAAAACGACATGGAGAAGGCCATTATCACGATTAGAACGGTAGAGAAACGAATTATATCTTGGCTTACTATTTTTACTATTGGGTATGTCCTTCTAGGCGAAAAAATTATTCGTATTTTCTATCATCACGGCCAAGTAAATCTCAGCAATATTCATGACATTCATCGTATCGGAATTGTATACTTACCAGTACTATGGTATTCAAGCTTAGTTAGCCTCTATTTACGAATATTATATTGCAATCAGATTATCCGATTTCCAGCAATTTGCAGCGCTGCTGTCATTATTTTCAATATTGCTCTCAACTGGTTATTTTCTGAATGGCTTGGTTGGCAAGGTCTAGCATTGGCAGCAGCGGTATCTGCCGGAGTCTACTATCTTTGTCTCGCCGCTTTTTTACGCAAAATAAATCTATACAATGCCAGCACTTTGCATGTCATATTAATTAATATTCCACCTATTTTAATGTTTATTCCTTTTATTGAGAAATTCAATATATGAAAGTTGGCCTAGCTCGGTACCCATACATCACCCCATCCCTCCGAGGTGGAGACAGTACACTGTTTGATCGTATTCAGCAGCTCTATGAAGAACATGGCCATGATGTAAAAAACATTACGTACAGAAGGCCCGGCCATTTTTTAATAAACGGTCTCCCCCCCCCAATAAGGCGAGCATTACTCTGGCTAATAGATCTAATGCTTCCTGCATTTTTTTCTTTTCAAATCAAAAAACTACACTCCGCCTATGACATTATATTGGCCGATAGTTCTATTATAACCAACGTCGGTGACATGAATGTTATTTCTATCGTTAACATTGATTATCAAGCCTATGAGGATGCATTGAAACAGCATCTTCCATTGCGCAGCCGAATAAAATTAAAATTCTCAAAATTTTTCCAAAACTCTGGTGCTAAGCATTATCCATCTATAGCGGTTTCCAATTTTGTCACATCAACTTACAAAAAAAAAGGGATCAATGTACTAACAACGATCAGTAATTCGATACAAGAAAGCAACCGCATTAATCATGCACCAACATGGAACGGTCGTTTTATTTATGCAGGAAGTGGTTCATTTTTTGGAAAAGGAATAGATATATTAATTCAGTTAGCCAAACGTGGGCTTGAGATAGATTGTTATACTGATGCAGTATATGATGGTTTAAAATCATTCCCACCTCTACCGCGTAAAATTCTACTAGATCGTTACCGGGATTACTGTATGCTAATTTTCCCAAGCCGTTATGAAAGTTTTGGGTTTGTTCCACTAGAAGCGATGTCTGCTGGTCTCCCAGTTCTGTTAAGGCGAACAGGTATCGGCTGTGATTTAGAAAATGAAATCCCTGAGTTTATATTATCATCAACAGATGAAAAAATCGCTGATGAAATAATGGAAAAAATAGCTCTTATTAAAAATGATTATGAAAATTTTTCTCGCCGCGCCCAAGAATTTTCTAAAAATTTCTGCGAACACGCTAATTTTGATAGTGCTTGGTTGAGATTACTTCAATATCATGCCAAAGGCCAAAAATAGCAATGACTGACAAGATTATTTTTTTACGTAGTCAACTCCCAAAAACTGATAGTCGCCTACAACGCTATTTGCAGGCAGTTGAACTGCTTGCTGGTGAGAGTATCATCGTGGGCTGGGATCGAAGCAATAGTACGCGGCCAGGACTTAACGAGTTTCTTTATAAAAGAAAGACTCGTATAGGAGGTGGATGGGCTAATCTTATGTCACTACTCTGCTGGAACTACTTTATTGTCTGTAAACTATGGCAGCTCCGTAAAAAGTATCATACCATTCATGCAATTGACCTTGATACTGCTATCCCAGCACTAATTTTTGCCAATATTCTTCATAAAAGATTAATTTTCGACATTTATGACAAATACACTGATTCTCGGCATTTTCCTGCAGTTCTGAGATTTTTTGCTGATAAAATTGAGCGCACATGTGCGAATCGCGCTAGCAGCTTAATTCTGGCAGATGAATGCCGCCGGGAGCAGCTAGAGCTTCCTCATCGGGAAAGCATTGTAATATTAGAAAATATACCGGCCCCCATTCAAGTACAGCCCATGCATATACATAAACCCGGCAACATTAAAATTACACTGGCATATGTTGGCATACTAGAGCCTCAACATCGGGGGCTTGAAGATTTATTGCGGGTAGTGGCTAATCGAGACAGTGTCCAATTACTTATCGCTGGGGATGGAGGATTAAGAAAATTCATTGAAGAATATGCAAGCAAATACGAGCACATCCGCTATTTTGGACCAGTCGGCCGCGAAAAAGCGATGGGAATTCTTGCAAGCTGTGATATACAGGTGGGGCTATATTATAAAACCATTCGCAACCACTACTTCGCCGCCCCTAATAAATATTATGAACATTTAATGATGGGAAAGCCGCTAGTCACAACAGTCGGTACTCCACCGGGTGTAAAAGTGCAATTATTTAATACAGGATACGCGCTAAATGAAGGGCAGCTGCCATTATCCAGTTGGTTAAACACCATAAATCCAAACGAAATAAAACTAAAAGGAAGTAATGCATTAAATTTATGGCAGAGCAATTATTCAGATTATTTCAACACAACTTTTTTATTAAATTATAAAAAATGCCTTGGCTATGATATCGACAAAATCTCAATCAACCAGAAAAAATAGACATGCCTATAAACATATATTATACAATTCTTCAAAATTACCAGCGCTCTTTACCCTATTTACACTGCGAAAATTAATTTCCCAAATTTCAACATGCAAATAATTTATGTCATAA
This Vogesella sp. LIG4 DNA region includes the following protein-coding sequences:
- a CDS encoding lipid II flippase MurJ — encoded protein: MNFLFSYRQGQGTARKILFFSENANKGLGYLRNLIISWSIGFSNLSDLYFFIFGIATSVSSILSGALSATFIPYSQRLGSRNKRRLLGVIIIAFTIIYLAITIFACILMIAFSPNRSLQALSTHSMGVMIISGVILTFLFFQLIQIADEYFKSRRNFLFGALSYLTINGIAIIILYCYLNKNIWLIGWASIPPAAFICITIYSKLNLVLFNGKDNIAPYLRQTFPLIISGSMGMINVFIDRWFAAGFPEGRLSILQTALLLVTQLGGVPINPSINSAYPFISSLYKKNDMEKAIITIRTVEKRIISWLTIFTIGYVLLGEKIIRIFYHHGQVNLSNIHDIHRIGIVYLPVLWYSSLVSLYLRILYCNQIIRFPAICSAAVIIFNIALNWLFSEWLGWQGLALAAAVSAGVYYLCLAAFLRKINLYNASTLHVILINIPPILMFIPFIEKFNI
- a CDS encoding glycosyltransferase; the protein is MTITILTPTFNDEVHLSSLIHSVLSQDYTEWQWIIINDGSTDNTHFRLNKLADSRIKVIHQSNTDQLNALLAAVPFIMGEFICLMHSDDYFVSNTTLREVADRLHHLKCDGVYADYKLIDKNGNDSGFLHVPTQLNTKISRKIMIGMGGNPIGDPFFVRRNAFFSHVLPNYIKQNTIYYLNYFNLKPLYLQKIEPWYCYRVFDENYIHSDIGKFVALSGQFRTTSRILAAGFDFSGNTAWGYCFFRIFRKISITPPNILKVPCELGAFQYFIYWAKDLERYGYPEILIDMARAIGKSFKSKNKKQHKCLKIVLSRELEYTPADARQFYKDHIKGNVPEIYYSLIKSDYDYIEVKSYEEKIKLQKILDFLSLQYFIAINSP
- the wecB gene encoding non-hydrolyzing UDP-N-acetylglucosamine 2-epimerase; protein product: MLKKILIAFGTRPEAIKMAPLIRTLKKDPRFEIKVCVTAQHRQMLDQALELFQIRPDFDLNIMQPGQDLTDITNCVLQGMKGVLTQWRPHIVLVHGDTSTTMAVSLAAYYQQIAVGHVEAGLRTGEIYSPWPEEMNRKIASCISTLHFAPTETAKNNLLKENIKPSSIHVTGNTVIDALLDVDSVVRNDKKINQLLTKQFSFLDPQKKLILVTGHRRENFGEGFDKICKALSTIAKRADIQILYPVHLNPNVQNPVKKTLGAQSNIHLIEPQDYLPFVYLMGRSYLILTDSGGIQEEAPALGKPVLVMRETTERPEAVAAGTVKLVGTEPELILHEAIRLIDSPVAYTEMSRAHNPYGDGKSSLYIRDILVKTQLE
- a CDS encoding glycosyltransferase family 4 protein, whose protein sequence is MKILLVSQDNSEKLNIGGKHIHQNLLIAAWRKQGHEVRTIFPRPQKITMPIWTRIIFRISRTWSTFPVFFFKKYLRKIKNELIHNLHQSMTDFSPDLISAQDPMAAVACSAALQPHKGALPRIALTLHGYYTWEMINYGYYGEHNKPTIEKIGFELEREALEKANSVITVDSRIRDYLQTQHGFTEPVDVIFNAINIEPFQQPINQEVMHLQKRLAPNGEKIILIARRLVLKNGVHVAISAIALLIPLKKNIRLIVVGDGPESFNLQSQAKTLGIESYIDFIGNIDHSDIHNYYRAADILLMPSIPSDGIEEATSLSMLEGMAAGKLVICSAIGGMKEIIIHKKNGYLVKSNNPQNLSELLNDLLETPPDQLDEVCTQARQFAFDNHDYNSHARKILSKMSQN
- the galE gene encoding UDP-glucose 4-epimerase GalE — encoded protein: MMILVTGGAGYIGTHTCVQLLEAGYDVLVLDNFSNSTPEALRRVELITGRQVHLMEGDLLNPQLLDLVFQSPIKAVIHFAGLKAVGESVEQPLAYYNNNVAATLMLLQTMQQHGVKNLVFSSSATVYGEPASVPIREDFPLSATNPYGRSKLMVEDILRDLAHASPEWNIAILRYFNPVGAHVSGMIGEDPNSTPNNLLPFISQVAIGRQASLNVFGADYTTPDGTGIRDYIHVVDLAEGHLKALQALQDKGGIITVNLGTGKGYSVLDVVKTFEAVSGKTVPYEIVPRRPGDVAAAWADPSGAYEILGWYAQRTLQEMCEDAWRWQCQNPIGYS